One Oncorhynchus clarkii lewisi isolate Uvic-CL-2024 chromosome 28, UVic_Ocla_1.0, whole genome shotgun sequence genomic region harbors:
- the LOC139386991 gene encoding transcriptional regulator Myc-B isoform X1, protein MPLNSNMASKNYDYDYDSVQPYFYFDIEEDNFYHRQHSQLQPPAPSEDIWKKFELLPTPPLSPSRRPSLSSLFPSTADQLEMVTEFLGDDVVNHSFICDADYSQSFLKSIIIRDCMWSSFSAAAKLEKVVSERLATLQARRDSSVAGEASTVTSTTLNLNYLQDLNNSTSECIDPSVVFPYPVAENPKRTKTTTACAMALPLDTPPNSGSSSDSDSEEEEEEIDVVTVEKRKSVRRSDLHMSSSTHLCPLVLKRCHVNIHQHNYAAHPSTRSEQPIKRIKFESSGRVLKQISNNRKCSSPRTSDSEDNDKRRTHNVLERQRRNELKLSFFALRDEIPDVANNEKAAKVVILKKATECIFSMQTDEQKLLLLKEQLRKKSEQLKSRLEQLRNSQQV, encoded by the exons ATGCCGCTGAATTCAAACATGGCCAGTAAAAACTATGACTACGACTATGACTCGGTCCAGCCCTACTTCTACTTCGACATTGAGGAGGATAATTTCTATCACCGGCAACACAGCCAACTCCAACCCCCTGCTCCAAGCGAGGATATATGGAAGAAATTCGAACTGCTGCCGACACCACCGCTTTCTCCCAGCCGGCGACCCTCTCTATCAAGCCTCTTCCCTTCGACTGCAGACCAGCTGGAGATGGTCACGGAATTTCTCGGGGATGACGTGGTGAACCATAGTTTCATTTGTGACGCGGACTACTCCCAGTCTTTTCTCAAATCTATCATTATCCGGGACTGTATGTGGAGCAGTTTTTCGGCTGCTGCTAAACTGGAGAAAGTAGTGTCCGAGAGACTAGCAACGCTGCAAGCGAGAAGGGACTCTAGCGTGGCCGGGGAAGCTAGCACAGTAACCAGCACGACTCTAAACTTGAATTACCTGCAAGACCTGAATAACTCCACATCGGAATGCATTGACCCTTCTGTGGTGTTCCCTTACCCGGTTGCCGAGAACCCTAAACGCACAAAAACGACTACAGCGTGTGCCATGGCATTGCCTTTGGATACCCCACCGAACAGTGGTAGCAGCAGCGATAGCGATTCAG aggaggaggaagaagagattgACGTGGTGACAGTGGAAAAGAGAAAGTCTGTAAGGAGGTCAGACTTGCACATGTCTAGTAGCACACACCTCTGCCCCCTTGTCCTGAAACGGTGTCACGTCAACATCCACCAACACAACTACGCCGCTCACCCGTCGACAAGGAGCGAGCAGCCCATCAAGAGGATTAAGTTTGAGAGCAGTGGGAGAGTACTCAAGCAAATCAGCAACAACCGCAAGTGCTCGAGTCCCAGAACGTCAGACTCTGAGGATAATGACAAACGGAGGACTCACAATGTGCTGGAGAGGCAAAGGCGAAACGAGCTCAAGTTGAGCTTTTTCGCATTACGGGATGAGATCCCGGACGTGGCGAACAATGAGAAGGCAGCCAAAGTTGTCATACTCAAAAAGGCGACAGAGTGCATTTTCAGTATGCAAACGGACGAGCAGAAACTGTTATTGTTGAAAGAGCAGTTGAGGAAAAAGAGTGAACAGTTGAAAAGCAGACTAGAGCAGCTGAGGAACTCTCAGCAAGTTTAA
- the LOC139386991 gene encoding transcriptional regulator Myc-B isoform X2 encodes MPLNSNMASKNYDYDYDSVQPYFYFDIEEDNFYHRQHSQLQPPAPSEDIWKKFELLPTPPLSPSRRPSLSSLFPSTADQLEMVTEFLGDDVVNHSFICDADYSQSFLKSIIIRDCMWSSFSAAAKLEKVVSERLATLQARRDSSVAGEASTVTSTTLNLNYLQDLNNSTSECIDPSVVFPYPVAENPKRTKTTTACAMALPLDTPPNSGSSSDSDSEEEEEEEEEEIDVVTVEKRKSVRRSDLHMSSSTHLCPLVLKRCHVNIHQHNYAAHPSTRSEQPIKRIKFESSGRVLKQISNNRKCSSPRTSDSEDNDKRRTHNVLERQRRNELKLSFFALRDEIPDVANNEKAAKVVILKKATECIFSMQTDEQKLLLLKEQLRKKSEQLKSRLEQLRNSQQV; translated from the exons ATGCCGCTGAATTCAAACATGGCCAGTAAAAACTATGACTACGACTATGACTCGGTCCAGCCCTACTTCTACTTCGACATTGAGGAGGATAATTTCTATCACCGGCAACACAGCCAACTCCAACCCCCTGCTCCAAGCGAGGATATATGGAAGAAATTCGAACTGCTGCCGACACCACCGCTTTCTCCCAGCCGGCGACCCTCTCTATCAAGCCTCTTCCCTTCGACTGCAGACCAGCTGGAGATGGTCACGGAATTTCTCGGGGATGACGTGGTGAACCATAGTTTCATTTGTGACGCGGACTACTCCCAGTCTTTTCTCAAATCTATCATTATCCGGGACTGTATGTGGAGCAGTTTTTCGGCTGCTGCTAAACTGGAGAAAGTAGTGTCCGAGAGACTAGCAACGCTGCAAGCGAGAAGGGACTCTAGCGTGGCCGGGGAAGCTAGCACAGTAACCAGCACGACTCTAAACTTGAATTACCTGCAAGACCTGAATAACTCCACATCGGAATGCATTGACCCTTCTGTGGTGTTCCCTTACCCGGTTGCCGAGAACCCTAAACGCACAAAAACGACTACAGCGTGTGCCATGGCATTGCCTTTGGATACCCCACCGAACAGTGGTAGCAGCAGCGATAGCGATTCAG aagaggaggaagaggaggaggaagaagagattgACGTGGTGACAGTGGAAAAGAGAAAGTCTGTAAGGAGGTCAGACTTGCACATGTCTAGTAGCACACACCTCTGCCCCCTTGTCCTGAAACGGTGTCACGTCAACATCCACCAACACAACTACGCCGCTCACCCGTCGACAAGGAGCGAGCAGCCCATCAAGAGGATTAAGTTTGAGAGCAGTGGGAGAGTACTCAAGCAAATCAGCAACAACCGCAAGTGCTCGAGTCCCAGAACGTCAGACTCTGAGGATAATGACAAACGGAGGACTCACAATGTGCTGGAGAGGCAAAGGCGAAACGAGCTCAAGTTGAGCTTTTTCGCATTACGGGATGAGATCCCGGACGTGGCGAACAATGAGAAGGCAGCCAAAGTTGTCATACTCAAAAAGGCGACAGAGTGCATTTTCAGTATGCAAACGGACGAGCAGAAACTGTTATTGTTGAAAGAGCAGTTGAGGAAAAAGAGTGAACAGTTGAAAAGCAGACTAGAGCAGCTGAGGAACTCTCAGCAAGTTTAA